One part of the Malus sylvestris chromosome 2, drMalSylv7.2, whole genome shotgun sequence genome encodes these proteins:
- the LOC126592069 gene encoding NASP-related protein sim3-like — protein MVEEASASASASETLTQTAELEAQRSNEATITEVAQGGAESTCNNDSAEASAVSSDGDREKSLEFANELIEKGSKAVKDSDYGEATECFSRALEIRVAHFGELAPQCVNAYYKYGCALLYKAQEETDPLGTVPKKEGQSQQESAKNSVNGESSTASVSCNAEQDAGLSNQEGAADDGVSGGKDQDEDGENSDDADLAEADADEDETDLDLAWKMLDVARAIVEKHPADTMEKVDILSALAEVALEREDIETSLSDYQKALSILERLVEPDSRRIAELNFRICLCLEIGSKPEEAIPYCQKAISTCRSRVRRLMLESRSFSESTTSPSASILEPGVALSSNVTESDSIVTDKQAEIETLTELSGDLEKKLEDLQQLASNSKSILAEILGLASAKAKGTEKSESSAVVSSSRMGTADNNGGFDSPTVSTAHTNGASGVTHLGVVGRGVKRVLMNAGSGESSASKKPALDSSEDKGEGNAS, from the exons ATGGTAGAAGAAGCATCAGCGTCGGCGTCGGCGAGCGAAACCCTAACCCAAACCGCCGAGCTGGAGGCACAGAGGTCGAACGAGGCCACCATCACGGAGGTAGCTCAGGGAGGCGCCGAGTCCACTTGCAACAACGACAGCGCGGAAGCTTCAGCTGTCAGCTCCGATGGAGATCGTGAAAAGTCGCTCGAGTTCGCCAACGAGCTGATTGAGAAGGGCTCCAAGGCGGTCAAGGACTCTGATTACGGCGAAGCCACCGAGTGCTTCAGCCGTGCCTTGGAAATCAG GGTTGCACATTTTGGTGAACTTGCTCCTCAGTGTGTCAATGCGTACTATAAATATGGATGTGCATTGCTTTACAAAGCTCAAGAGGAGACTGATCCATTGGGTACTGTACCCAAGAAGGAGGGCCAGTCACAGCAAGAATCTGCTAAGAATAGTGTAAATGGTGAATCTTCCACAGCTTCTGTTTCATGTAATGCCGAACAGGATGCAGGTTTGAGTAATCAGGAGGGAGCAGCTGATGATGGTG TTTCTGGTGGAAAAGACCAGGATGAAGATGGTGAGAATAGCGATGATGCGGACCTGGCTGAAGCAGATGCAGATGAAGATGAAACTGACCTTGATTTGGCATGGAAAATGCTAGATGTTGCAAGAGCTATTGTTGAAAAACACCCGGCTGACACAATGGAGAAGGTGGACATATTATCAGCTTTGGCAGAAGTTGCATTGGAAAGAG AGGACATTGAAACTTCTCTCAGTGACTACCAGAAAGCACTTTCCATTTTGGAGCGGTTGGTTGAGCCTGATAGCCGACGTATAGCTGAACT AAATTTTCGAATATGTTTGTGTCTAGAGATTGGTTCTAAGCCTGAGGAAGCCATTCCGTATTGCCAGAAGGCTATATCAACCTGCAGGTCTCGTGTGCGGCGTCTCATGCTTGAATCAAGGAGTTTCTCGGAGTCCACAACATCGCCGTCTGCTTCTATATTGGAGCCTGGTGTCGCGCTCTCCTCAAATGTTACCGAGTCTGATAGTATTGTGACGGATAAACAGGCAGAGATTGAAACACTAACTGAACTCTCTGGAGATCTGGAAAAGAAG CTTGAAGATCTGCAACAGTTGGCGTCAAACTCAAAATCCATTCTTGCTGAGATTCTGGGATTAGCATCTGCCAAGGCAAAAGGGACTGAGAAAAGTGAATCTTCAGCAGTGGTGAGCTCTTCAAGGATGGGAACTGCTGACAACAATGGAGGCTTCGACTCCCCAACTGTTTCTACTGCTCATACGAATGGAGCTTCTGGAGTCACACATCTTGGTGTGGTGGGAAGAGGAGTCAAGCGAGTGTTGATGAACGCAGGCTCGGGAGAATCAAGCGCATCGAAGAAACCTGCTTTGGATTCATCGGAAGATAAGGGTGAGGGCAACGCGTCGTGA
- the LOC126592101 gene encoding uncharacterized protein LOC126592101 codes for MAARASVLALHPERNAHRSSSSSPAHVPKPTPPSGLALSGRRQLALSLTWTAAIAAVGAKEAKAEDIGLFGLRRKVKEVEKEAEVIVKEGIEAAEKGLESAELGIETAEEGVEAALSFGGLAQAGAVAGAEVVGVLVATSVVSGILGPES; via the coding sequence ATGGCTGCGAGAGCTTCAGTACTCGCTCTCCACCCGGAGCGCAATGCCCACCgcagctcctcctcctccccggCGCACGTTCCGAAGCCTACGCCGCCGAGTGGACTCGCATTATCCGGGCGGAGACAGCTGGCGCTGTCGCTGACGTGGACGGCGGCGATTGCGGCTGTGGGTGCAAAGGAGGCGAAGGCGGAGGACATCGGGCTGTTTGGGCTGAGGAGGAAGGTGAAGGAGGTGGAGAAGGAGGCGGAGGTGATAGTGAAGGAAGGGATTGAGGCGGCGGAGAAGGGGCTGGAATCGGCGGAGCTGGGGATTGAAACGGCGGAGGAAGGGGTGGAAGCGGCGTTGAGCTTCGGGGGGTTGGCGCAGGCTGGAGCGGTGGCGGGAGCGGAGGTTGTGGGGGTTTTGGTGGCAACTTCGGTTGTGAGTGGGATTCTGGGGCCGGAGAGTTAG
- the LOC126592079 gene encoding thioredoxin-like protein HCF164, chloroplastic, which translates to MARVASNPVGFHRFRPCFQTPLLPRYVKPSIHFPNHHRRFPTVSCQQTPNPSDPSTTEKSVVEPGPGSDSSSQATSSSTTSGPPEFPNKNTNRQVAVVSTLAALALFLSARLDFGVSLKDLSVAALPYEEALSNGKPTVVEFYADWCEVCRELAPDVYKVEQKYKGRVNFVMLNVDNTKWEQELDEFGVEGIPHFAFLDKAGNEEGNVVGRLPEKYLLENVDALARGEASIPHARVVGQFSSAEARKVHQVSDARSHG; encoded by the exons ATGGCTCGTGTGGCTTCGAACCCAGTTGGCTTCCATAGATTCCGGCCATGTTTCCAAACTCCTCTACTCCCCCGCTACGTTAAACCCTCTATCCACTTCCCAAACCACCACCGCCGATTTCCGACCGTTTCTTGCCAGCAAACCCCCAATCCATCCGACCCCTCCACGACG GAGAAGTCGGTTGTTGAGCCAGGCCCTGGCAGTGATAGCAGCAGTCAAGCTACGAGTTCCTCTACGACCTCTGGCCCTCCGGAATTTCCAAACAAGAATACCAACAGGCAAGTAGCGGTGGTTTCCACTCTTGCAGCTCTGGCACTTTTCTTATCAGCAAGGCTCGATTTTGGTGTTTCTTTGAAGGACCTCTCCGTTGCGGCATTACCTTATGAAGAG GCTCTTTCAAACGGGAAGCCTACTGTTGTTGAGTTCTATGCCGATTGGTGTGAAGTATGCAGGGAATTAGCTCCAGATGTCTATAAAGTTGAGCAGAAGTATAA GGGTCGTGTAAATTTTGTTATGCTGAACGTAGACAACACAAAGTGGGAACAGGAGCTTGATGAGTTTGGTGTTGAGGGAATTCCACACTTTGCGTTCCTAGATAAAGCGGGAAACGAAGAGGGTAACGTAGTAGGCAGGCTTCCAGAGAAGTACCTGCTTGAAAATGTGGACGCTCTTGCCCGTGGAGAAGCCTCCATACCTCACGCTCGTGTAGTGGGGCAGTTTTCAAGTGCCGAGGCCAGAAAGGTTCACCAAGTTTCTGATGCAAGAAGTCACGGATAG